The Mycolicibacterium brumae DNA window CCGGCCCGATCCGCCGGCAGCCCATACTTGCCGGCGACCTCGGCCGGACCGAAGAGCTCCGCCTTGGCCAGCCCGCGGCCGATGTAGAGCACCCGCACCGCGGTCGGCTCATCACGCACCACCTGCAGCAGATCCCGGTCACCGCTGACCACGATCACCGGGTCGCGGGTCTCGTGTGCGGCCAGCGCGCCGAGCACGTCGTCGGCTTCATAGCCGGGCGCGCCGGCCGTCGGGATGCCGAACGCGTCCAGGATCTCCATGATCATCGTGACCTGTGGAGTCAGCTCGTCGGGCACTTCCTCGACGTCCGGGCCGTAGGCCTGCGGTTCCTCGACTCGGTGCGCCTTGTAGGACGGCGCCAACTCCACCCGCCAGTGCGGGCGCCAGTCCAGATCTAGGCACACCGCCAACCGGCCCGGGTGGTGTCCGGCGATCACGGTGGCCACCGCGTCGAGGAATCCGCGCACCGCGTTGACCTGCCGGCCGTCGGGCGCGGTGATCGACGACGGCACCCCGAAGAACGAGCGGAACCACATGCTGGCGCCGTCGAGCAGCAGGAGCGGGGTGCGATCATCGGCCATGGGTCGATCCTGCCCTACGCTGGCGGCATGAGCCGATTCCCCTCCAGCGTGTACGCCGCCCGACTGCAGGCCGCCGCCGCGGGAGCCCGGGCCGCCGGACTGGCCGGCCTGGTCATCAGCCCCGGCTACGACCTGCGATACCTCACCGGATCGGCGGCGCAGACCTTCGAACGGCTCACCGCGCTGGTGATCCCCGCCGACGGCGCGCCGAGCGTGGTGACGCCGCGGCTGGAACTCGCCTCGCTGCGCGAGTCGGCGATCGGCGAGCTCGGATTGACCGTCGCCGACTGGGTGGACGGCGAAGACCCGTACGCGCTGGTCGAGGCGGCCCTGGGCGGCGCCCCGGCAGCCGCAGGAGTCACCGACGCGATGCCGGCGCTGCATCTGCTTCCGCTGGCCGACCGGCTCGGGGTGCTGCCGGTGCTGGCCACCGATGTCATGCGCTGGCTGCGGATGGTCAAGGACACCGCGGAGATCGACGCGCTGCGCGCGGCCGGGGCGGCCATCGACCGTGTGCACGCGCGGGTGCCGGAGTTCCTGGTCCCGGGCCGCACCGAGGCGCAGGTCGCCGCGGACATCGACGCCGCGATCGTCGCCGAAGGGCACACCGCGGCCGCGTTCATCATCGTCGGGTCCGGCCCGCACGGCGCCGACCCGCACCACGAGCACTCCGACCGGGTGCTGCAGGCCGGGGACATCGTCGTCGTCGACATCGGTGGACCGGTTCCGCCCGGCTACAACTCGGACTGCACCCGCACCTACAGTCTCGGAGAGCCGGAACCCGAAGTGGCGCAACAGTATCGAGTGCTGCAGGACGCGCAGCGCGCCGCCGTGAACGCGGTTCGCCCCGGGGTGAGCGCCGAGGCCGTGGACGACGCCGCGCGTTCGGTGCTGGCCGAGGCCGGACTGGCCGAGTACTTCGTGCACCGGACCGGGCACGGTATCGGCCTGTCGGTGCACGAGGAGCCCTACATCGTGGCGGGGAACGCGTTGCCGCTGCAGGCCGGAATGGCGTTCTCCGTCGAGCCGGGCATCTACTTCCCGGGCGCATGGGGGGCGCGGATCGAGGACATCGTCATCGTCACCGATGACGGCGTCGAGCCGCTGAACAACCGGCCGCACGAACTGGTCGTGGTGCCGGTGTAGCTGCTTGCGGTCTACCCGGTGTTGATGGGCAAGCCGGACGATCCTGATCGTCAAAATGTGCACGAAAACGCACGTCCAAAGGGCAATGCGCCCTCGGCGCCCCCGATTTCGCGCACACTTTGACGCGGACGCGGACCCCGTCGACAGGCCCGCTGCGCAAAGCCTCCGTTCCTCCGGCTTTGCTTGCGGTCTATCCGGTGTGATCCAGCAGATCGGAGGAGCCGAGCACTCGCTCGATATGCACCTCGACGACAACACGGGTCGGGTTGACCCGCGGCGTGCGGTAGCGCTGGGCGTAGCGCAGCTCGGCGTCGCGGATCGCTTCCGGATCGGTGCTGACGCTCGCGGTTCCCTCCAGCGACAGCCAGCGGGCCCCGTCCACCTGGCTGAGCACCCCGACCTTGCCGCGTTCGGCGTTGACGGCCTTCTGCGACCCGCCGTTGGTGATCACCCGGGCGATGTGGGTCTTCGGGTCGAAGGTGAACCCGACCGCCACCACGTGCGGCGAGCCGTCGGCCCGCAGGGTGGTCAGCATGGCCAGGTGACGCTCGGTCAGGAAGGTGAGGGCGTCGTCGGTGAGACGGGTTGTTGCGTGCGGCATCGTGGTCTGAGGCTAGCGCAGGGAATAATCTAGTGCCGTGGAGGACACGAATTCCCCGGTGGTGGTCATCTTCGGCGGTCGCAGCGAGATCGGCTCCGAGCTGGCGCTACGCATCTGCGCGGGGGCGACGGTGATCTTGACCACCCGCGGTGGCGAAGACCTGGCGCTGGAGGCGATGGCGCTGCGGGACGCCGGAGCGCGGGAGGTGCACGTCAAGGGCTTCGACGCCGACGACCTGGCCTCGCACGCGCCGGTGCTGCACGAGCTGGAGACCCAGCATGGGCCGATCGACACGGCGGTGCTGGCCTTCGGCATCCTGGGCGATCAGGCCCGTGCCGAGGCCGACGCGCAGCACGCGGTGGCGATCCTGCACACCGACTACGTCGCGCAGGTGAGCCTGCTGACCCTGCTGGCGGCCCGGATGCGCTCGCGCGGGACCGGCGCCCTGGTGGTGTTTTCCTCGATCGCCGGGGCCCGGGTGCGCCGGGCGAACTACGTCTACGGTTCGGCCAAGGCCGGGCTGGACGGGTTCGCCAGCGGATTGGCCGACGCGCTGCACGGCTCCGGGGTGCGGTTGCTGATCGTGCGACCCGGGTTCGTGATCGGCCGGATGGCCGCCGGGATGGAACCCGCGCCGTTCGCCAGCACCCCGCCGCAGGTCGCCGCAGCGGTGGCCAAGGCGCTGTCAAGCGGCAAGCGCGCGGTCTGGGTGCCCTGGCAGATCAGACCGCTGAGTTTCGCGATGCGGTTTGTGCCGCAGTCGATTTGGCGGAAGATGCCCCGATGAGGAGCGAGCGAGCGCAGCGAGTGAGCGATCGAATCGGCAGAGGGCCCCGATGAGGAGCGAGCGAGCGCAGCGAGTGAGCGATCGAATCGGCAGAGGGCCCCGATGATCGTGGTGGTTGGCATCGGCGCCGACGGGATGGCGGGCCTTGGCGCGGCGGCGCTCGCCGAACTGCGCGGGGCCTCGGTGGTTTACGGCTCGCCGCGGCAGCTGGATCTGCTCGACGACACCGTGACCTCCGAGCGCCGGAGCTGGCCGACGCCGCTGCTGCCGGCGCTGGAGTCACTGCTGGCCGACGTCGACGGCGACGCGCACGTGGTGGCCTCCGGTGACCCGATGCTGCACGGCATCGGCGCGACCCTGGTCAGGACCCTGGGCGCCGAGCGGGTGCGGGTGCTGCCCACCGTGTCCAGTGTGGCGCTGGCGTGCGCCCGGCTGGGCTGGGCGCTGGAGGACACCGAGGTGATCCGGGTGACCGAGGCCGAACCGGTCACCGCGGTGCGCCGCGGCGGGCAGGCCGTCGCGCTGTCCCGGGATGCCGGCACTCCGGCCGCGCTCGCGAGTTTGCTGGCGGGCCGCGGACGCGGTGACTCGGAAATGACGGTGCTGGAACAACTCGGCGGCCCGCGCGAACGGGTGCGAGCGGGGACCGCGGCGCAATGGGCCGACGCGCCGCCGGTCGGTGTCGACCCGCTGAACGTCGTCGCGGTGCGCTACCTGCCCGACGAGCGGGTTCTCTCGATCGCGCCGGACGACGCGTTCGACCATGACGGGCAACTGACCAAACAGTCGATCCGCGCGGTGACCCTCGCGGCGCTGGCTCCGCGGCCCGGTGAACTGCTGTGGGACGTGGGCGCCGGATCGGGCAGTGTCGCCGTCGAATGGTGCCGCGCCGGTTCGGGTTGTCGCGCGGTGGCCTTCGAGCGCGACACCGAGCGCGCCCAGCGGATCACCGGCAACGCCGCCGCATTCGGTGTCTCCGTGCCCCCGTTCGGCGCGGCCCCGGCGTCGTTCGACAACGCCCCGGAACCCGATGCGATCTTCATCGGCGGCGGACTGACAGCGCCCGGACTGCTCGACGAATGTCTCAAGCGACTGCGTCCCGGGGGCCGCCTGGTCGCCAACGCCGTCACCGCCGAGTCCGAAGCGGTTCTCGCGCAGGCGCATTCACAACATGGCGGCGCGCTGCGCCGATTCCAGCACTACACGGGCGAGCCGATCGGATCCTTCACCGGGTACCGGCCGTCCTACCCGGTCAGCCAGTGGGTGCTGCGGCGGTGACGGTCTACTTCATCGGCGCCGGCCCGGGGGCGGCGGACCTCATCACGGTCCGCGGCCAGCGACTGCTGCAGCGATGCCCGGTCTGCCTGTACGCCGGCTCGATCATGCCCGAGGACCTGCTGGCGCTCTGCCCGCCGGAGACCCGGATCCTCGACACCGGGCCGATGACGCTGGACCAGATCATCGGTGAGATCGTGGCCGCCGACGCGGCCGGCCACGACGTCGCGCGGCTGCACTCCGGGGACCCGTCGCTCTACAGCGCGCTGGCCGAGCAGCGTCGGCGACTGACCGCGGTTGGGGTTGAGCACCAGGTGGTGCCGGGCGTGCCGGCGTTCGCCGCGGCCGCCGCGGCCATGGGCCTGGAGCTCACCGTTCCGGGTGTCGCGCAGACCGTCACCCTGACCCGGGTCGCCACCCTGTCGACGGCGATGCCGCCGGGGGAGGAGCTGCGGGCCCTGGCCGGCCGGGGCACCCTGGCGCTGCACCTGGCGGCCGCCCAGATCGAGCACGTCGTGGCCGAACTCAGCACCGGGGGATTGACGCCGCAGACCCCGGTGGCGGTGGTCGCCTACGCCAGCTGGCCCGCCGAAACCGTGGTCCGCGGGACGCTGGACACCATCGCCGACCAGCTGCGTGCCGCCGATATCACCAAGACCGCGATCATCTTCGTCGGCGAGGTGCTCGCCGCCGAAGGCTTCGTGGAGAGCTACCTGTACTCCTCGGGGCGCCGGCGCGGAGCCCAGCACTGATGCGGGTGCTGGTGCTCGGCGGGACGGCAGAAGCCCGTGCGCTGGCCGCCCGGCTGCACGGGGACGTCGAAGTGATCAGTTCGCTGGCCGGCCGGGTTCCCGACCCGGCGCTGCCGGTCGGCGCGGTCCGCATCGGCGGCTTCGGCGGTGTTGCGGGACTGCGAAAGTGGTTGGTGGACAACCGGATGGATGCGGTGGTCGACGCCACGCATCCGTTCGCCGCGGGCATCACCGCCAACGCCGCCGCGGCCTGCGCCGAGCTCGGGATGCCGCACCTGCTGTTGGCTCGGCCCGGTTGGGCTCTGGACGGCGGAGCCACGCCGGTGGCCTCCGATATCGCGGCCGCCGGCGTCGTCGCCGAAAAGGGTTGCCGGAGAGTCTTTCTCACCACCGGGCGGTCTGGAACCGCGGCGTTCCGCGGCAGCGACGCCTGGTTTTTGATCCGCGCCGTCACCCCGCCGGATCCGCGGCTATTGCCGCCCAACTGCGAGTTGTTGCTGTCCCGTGGACCGTACTCCTACGACCGCGAGCGTGAACTGCTGTCCGATCATCGGATCGACGTGCTCGTCACCAAGAACAGCGGCGGGTCGATGACCCGCGCCAAGATCGACGCGGCAACAGATTTGGGCATCGACGTCGTGGTGATCACCCGCCCCGAGATTCCCGAGGGTGTGGCAGTGGTGCGCACCGCCGGTGACGCTGCGGCTTGGGTGGCGGCGCGAAACGCCGGCGGAGAGACGCTGCCGGTGTCGATGGGCGCCGGTTAGTCGAGAACGTCGCTGACGGCGGTGGCGGTGACCGCCTTGATCAGCCAGGTGCTGAGTTGGTCCGGGTTGTCGCAGTTGGTGATCCGGGCGCGGGCATCGTCGGCGACGGTGATTCCGCGGGCGGACAGCACGGCGAGAATGTCTTCGGCCTTGCCCTCTGCCTTGCCCTTGGCTTCGCCTTCGGCGAGGCCTTGGTCGAAGTACTTGCGGGCGAAGTCGCTTTGGTATCGCCAGGTGGTGGTGCTCATGAGGTGCTCCAGATAGTTGCGGGCGGCCTCCGGTAGGACTGTCCGTACCAGGTCAGCGTACAGAAGACTGCGGTCGATGTCCGGATTGAAGGTGCTGAACAAGGCGTCGAGGACGCCGCGGTCAGCGGGATGGGCGACGGCCGAAAGCAGCGCAAGCTCCGGCCCCGCACGCGCGACGGCCGGGTCGGTGATGGTCGGTATCACGGACGGTCCGATGGAGATCGGGACAATTGCTGATCCAGCACCCAGATCGATCGGTCGAGCCGCCCATCTGGCGACGCGATCGCTGGTTGATATGACCAACAGCAGGACGGGGCAGCGCAGCCGATTGCGTAGCGCGACCACGTAGCTGGGCCAGCGGTAGTGCTTGTCGGGGTCGACGCGCAGTTGGACTTCCGTGATGATTCCGAAGACGGGCACGCCGTCGGCCTGCAGGGTGACGACGGTGTCGGCGCGCTGTTCGACGGGGGCCGCCTGCGACAGATCCGGCGAACCTTCACACGCGAGAGTGTGCGTTGGGACGGCCACCCCTGCGATGTCGGTCAGGAGTTGGACCGCGAAGCTGGGTTGCTGACGGATCAACTCCACGAGTGCTTCGTGCACGTTTGACGGCATGCCCGACGCTAACGCGGGGTGTCGCCTCGCACACTTCAGCCGATCAGCGCCGCCAGGGCGTCGGTGGCGGACCGAAGCGCCGCGGCGGATTCGGCGCGGACCTCGGCGATGCCAGCCTCGATGGCGGCGACCTGGGCATTGCGGCGCTGCAGTTCGCCGACCTGGCGGGCGCGCAGTTCGCCCTCCGGGCCGTCGGTGCCGAGCACCTCGAGCTGCTCGGAGATCCGGGTCTGGGCGGTGAACACCTCGTCGCGCTCCTGGCGGAGTTGCTCGCCCCGAGCGTTCAACCGCCGGGCCTGCTCCCAGGAATCCAGCACCCCGGCCAGTGCGCCAATGGTCTTGGCGTCCAGGGAGCGGCCGGCCAGCCAGTCCTCCAGCCGACCGTGTGAGAGGTTTCGGTACTCGATGTGGGTGTAGTCCGACCAGGTCTCCAGGACAGTCGCGGCGGTCGCCGTATGCGCCGCGGCGGCCACCTCGAAGCGCCGGATGTGCTGGTCGCGCGGGGCGAGCTCGATGGCGTTCTCCACGGCGCTGACCCGGTGCTCGGAGTGGGCGTAGAACTCGAACACGACGGTGACCGGCTCGTCGTGGTCGTTGTCCACCCGCAGGGTGTGCAGCCGCTCCCGGCGCTGCTCCTCGACGACGGCCTCTTCGGCGAGCTGAACCCGCGCGGCGACGGTGCGTGTGGTGCTGTCCCGGCTGCAACGTGCCGCGAGGTCCTTGGCGAAGGTCAGCCGGATGTTCGCGCCGCGGGCGGTGAAGCCGAGCATCGCCTCGCCGGCGTAGCCGCCGTCTTCGTAGATCACCGCCGGTCCTTCCTCCAGCACCACCGGGGTGCTGTTGACGAAGGACAGCGTGATCTGTGGTGCTGGATCGGCGCCGTCGGACCAGACGAGTTCGCGCCGGGCGCCCTCCACCTCGGCGATGGTCAGCGGGACCATCGCCGCGCTGCCGCGCGCCAGCGACACCGGCGCGGCCATGCGGTACTCGAAATGCTCACCGCGGTCGGCGGTTTCGACGTCAAGGGCTGCCTCGGCGTAGGCGGCCATTGCCGCGCCGGCGGGCGCTGAGCGTGAGAGTGCCGCCCCGGCCTCGGGCGCGCCCATCATTGCGATGTCGTCGGCCACCCGATCCCGCTCCTGCACCACGGTGCGCCGCACCTGACGGGCCTGGTAGAGGTCGATGTCGAAGGACACCGGCTGGCCGGTGGTCAGGGTCAGCTCGACGTCGTCGAGGTCCTCGTCGAGGGGGTTGTGCACGATGCCCATCGCCGCCAGGCTCAGTCGGTCGCCGTCGCGCACCAGCCGATACGAGACACGCCACATCG harbors:
- a CDS encoding 5'-3' exonuclease codes for the protein MADDRTPLLLLDGASMWFRSFFGVPSSITAPDGRQVNAVRGFLDAVATVIAGHHPGRLAVCLDLDWRPHWRVELAPSYKAHRVEEPQAYGPDVEEVPDELTPQVTMIMEILDAFGIPTAGAPGYEADDVLGALAAHETRDPVIVVSGDRDLLQVVRDEPTAVRVLYIGRGLAKAELFGPAEVAGKYGLPADRAGMAYAELALLRGDPSDGLPGVAGIGEKTAATLLSKYGSLEGIRCAASDPGSDLAKGVRAKLLAGADYLETALPVVLVATDAPVTLSTATDVLPRTPIDPVRVAELAAAYGVESSIARLQKALDTLPG
- a CDS encoding M24 family metallopeptidase, whose product is MSRFPSSVYAARLQAAAAGARAAGLAGLVISPGYDLRYLTGSAAQTFERLTALVIPADGAPSVVTPRLELASLRESAIGELGLTVADWVDGEDPYALVEAALGGAPAAAGVTDAMPALHLLPLADRLGVLPVLATDVMRWLRMVKDTAEIDALRAAGAAIDRVHARVPEFLVPGRTEAQVAADIDAAIVAEGHTAAAFIIVGSGPHGADPHHEHSDRVLQAGDIVVVDIGGPVPPGYNSDCTRTYSLGEPEPEVAQQYRVLQDAQRAAVNAVRPGVSAEAVDDAARSVLAEAGLAEYFVHRTGHGIGLSVHEEPYIVAGNALPLQAGMAFSVEPGIYFPGAWGARIEDIVIVTDDGVEPLNNRPHELVVVPV
- a CDS encoding F420-dependent biliverdin reductase codes for the protein MPHATTRLTDDALTFLTERHLAMLTTLRADGSPHVVAVGFTFDPKTHIARVITNGGSQKAVNAERGKVGVLSQVDGARWLSLEGTASVSTDPEAIRDAELRYAQRYRTPRVNPTRVVVEVHIERVLGSSDLLDHTG
- a CDS encoding SDR family NAD(P)-dependent oxidoreductase, which produces MEDTNSPVVVIFGGRSEIGSELALRICAGATVILTTRGGEDLALEAMALRDAGAREVHVKGFDADDLASHAPVLHELETQHGPIDTAVLAFGILGDQARAEADAQHAVAILHTDYVAQVSLLTLLAARMRSRGTGALVVFSSIAGARVRRANYVYGSAKAGLDGFASGLADALHGSGVRLLIVRPGFVIGRMAAGMEPAPFASTPPQVAAAVAKALSSGKRAVWVPWQIRPLSFAMRFVPQSIWRKMPR
- the cbiE gene encoding precorrin-6y C5,15-methyltransferase (decarboxylating) subunit CbiE, with translation MIVVVGIGADGMAGLGAAALAELRGASVVYGSPRQLDLLDDTVTSERRSWPTPLLPALESLLADVDGDAHVVASGDPMLHGIGATLVRTLGAERVRVLPTVSSVALACARLGWALEDTEVIRVTEAEPVTAVRRGGQAVALSRDAGTPAALASLLAGRGRGDSEMTVLEQLGGPRERVRAGTAAQWADAPPVGVDPLNVVAVRYLPDERVLSIAPDDAFDHDGQLTKQSIRAVTLAALAPRPGELLWDVGAGSGSVAVEWCRAGSGCRAVAFERDTERAQRITGNAAAFGVSVPPFGAAPASFDNAPEPDAIFIGGGLTAPGLLDECLKRLRPGGRLVANAVTAESEAVLAQAHSQHGGALRRFQHYTGEPIGSFTGYRPSYPVSQWVLRR
- the cobM gene encoding precorrin-4 C(11)-methyltransferase; protein product: MTVYFIGAGPGAADLITVRGQRLLQRCPVCLYAGSIMPEDLLALCPPETRILDTGPMTLDQIIGEIVAADAAGHDVARLHSGDPSLYSALAEQRRRLTAVGVEHQVVPGVPAFAAAAAAMGLELTVPGVAQTVTLTRVATLSTAMPPGEELRALAGRGTLALHLAAAQIEHVVAELSTGGLTPQTPVAVVAYASWPAETVVRGTLDTIADQLRAADITKTAIIFVGEVLAAEGFVESYLYSSGRRRGAQH
- a CDS encoding cobalt-precorrin-6A reductase, which codes for MRVLVLGGTAEARALAARLHGDVEVISSLAGRVPDPALPVGAVRIGGFGGVAGLRKWLVDNRMDAVVDATHPFAAGITANAAAACAELGMPHLLLARPGWALDGGATPVASDIAAAGVVAEKGCRRVFLTTGRSGTAAFRGSDAWFLIRAVTPPDPRLLPPNCELLLSRGPYSYDRERELLSDHRIDVLVTKNSGGSMTRAKIDAATDLGIDVVVITRPEIPEGVAVVRTAGDAAAWVAARNAGGETLPVSMGAG
- a CDS encoding DUF4139 domain-containing protein, translating into MNTPRVDRLVLYKHGVALVGRSGPLDGDFELTLRRDDMKDVLKSLTVDIVDGQASVGAISFDSPADPREELAGRNLLLASGDALRGLLDALRGRVVEVRGPDDEPRRGEVIGVDDSGRDRRVLVLRTESGALSLVDLTTARGLELAEEPSRQDLDYLVEKSRAVTAGPNCQLRVQVRGSAELARVYYLVPAPMWRVSYRLVRDGDRLSLAAMGIVHNPLDEDLDDVELTLTTGQPVSFDIDLYQARQVRRTVVQERDRVADDIAMMGAPEAGAALSRSAPAGAAMAAYAEAALDVETADRGEHFEYRMAAPVSLARGSAAMVPLTIAEVEGARRELVWSDGADPAPQITLSFVNSTPVVLEEGPAVIYEDGGYAGEAMLGFTARGANIRLTFAKDLAARCSRDSTTRTVAARVQLAEEAVVEEQRRERLHTLRVDNDHDEPVTVVFEFYAHSEHRVSAVENAIELAPRDQHIRRFEVAAAAHTATAATVLETWSDYTHIEYRNLSHGRLEDWLAGRSLDAKTIGALAGVLDSWEQARRLNARGEQLRQERDEVFTAQTRISEQLEVLGTDGPEGELRARQVGELQRRNAQVAAIEAGIAEVRAESAAALRSATDALAALIG